ACTCCAGTTCGTCGGAGAATTTCTCGAACGTCGTTTTTATAACGATTCCCTGGCAACAACCCCGGAATCTGCCATTTGTGCTTTGGATGCGTTTAAGGATTGTCCCATCATCCTGCTGGCAGGAGGCTCAGACAAAAAAGTAGATTTGACGGATTTTGCCACTCAGATCCTGAAGCATTCTAAAGCGACTGCATTAATGGGAGAGACGGGGCCGGTGCTTTCTGAGCTGATGTATAATTTGAAGGAGCGGTCGGACGTAAATTCTTCGACAGTGATTTCCCCTCAGCAAACTTCGTTTGAAGCCGCCTTTGACTGGGCAATTCGGCAATCTGGACCAGGGGACGTGATTTTACTATCGCCGGGATGTGCCAGTTACGGTTGGTTTTCCAGTTTCGTCGAACGAGGAGAACGTTTTGTGAAACTGTTTTTTGAGCTGAATGCCAGAATGCGAGACTCAACCGAGTAACGAAACTTTATGAGCTTCCCCAGCGATTTCTCGTACATATTGTGGTACAGCATAACCTGGCAGCCGGGTGCGTAACTCGCGGATGATCGCTCTCCCCTGCTCTTCAGGCACTTCAAAGTGCGCAGCACCGGCAACGCGGTCCAGTTGATGCAGGTAGTACGGTGTCACTCCCAGATTGATTAATCGCTCCGAGAGACTGACGAGCTCGTCAACTGAATCATTGATGCCTTTTAGTAATACGGATTGATTCAGAACCGGAATCCCTGCGGAAACAAGTTGTTTGAGTGCAGTTTCAACATCTTGTGCAATTTCATTCGGGTGGTTGGCGTGAATCACCATCCAGACGAGCGTTCCGTTTTCTGAGAGTCGTTGAAATAGTTCCAGCAAACCAGGGTGAATTCGATCAGGCAGCACCACGGGCAGGCGACTATGAATCCGCAACCGTTTCACATGCGGAATCCCCGCGATTCGGTTGCAGAGATCCTGTAGTCGAAGATCAGTCAGTAAAAGTGGGTCTCCTCCACTCAGGATTACTTCCTGGATCGATGAATCTGCGCTGAGTGCATCCCAGACTGGTTCCCACTCAGCCAGCGTGCGCGGCTCATTGCTGTAGGGATAATGCCTGCGAAAACAGTATCGGCAGTTGATGGCACAGGCCCCGCTCACCATTAACAGGGCGCGGCCCTGGTATTTATGTAAAATCCCCGGCGTGGGGCGAACTTGCAGATCACCGACCGCGTCATCAGAAAACCCCGGAACGGTCTGATTTTCACGATCAACAGGCAGAACCTGCTTGAGAAGCGGGTCTTCTGGATTGCCTGGCTCAATGCGATTCAGATAGCTCAAAGGGACCATGAGTGGAAACGACTGAACAGTATCGAGGGCCGGGAGTAACAGCGATTCGGGGAGTTTGAGCTGGGAAATCAGTTCCCGGGGGTCACGAATGGCCTGTGCGAGTGACTTTTGCCAGGTGGATTCTGAAAGCGTCGAGGTCATTTAAGGCAATTTTCCAAATAATTCAGCAGATAGAAGCCATACGTGGTTTATAAAAAGCGAGGTATCAGCGAGATCGTTCTTTTGCGAAACGGCATCAGCAGAAATGAGGAGGCGCCAGAAATTGGTCGACATTTCCCCTGCTCTCCGTTTGCAACCGGATTAAGATATGTTATTCTCTCGGGCTTGGAAACAAAACACAAATGTCTTTTTCACAACACTTTTATTGTCAGAGAAATGAAGCGATGCCACAAATCAGTACAGGCGATTTTCGTAAGGGCGTTAAGGTGATCGTCGAAGGTGATCCTTATGAAATGATCGAAGTCAATTTCGTCAAACCAGGCAAAGGCCAAGCCTTGTACAAAACGAAACTGCGAAATTTGCTCAAAGGAACCATTCTCGATCGTACTTACAAAAGTGGTGGTGAGAGCCTGGAACAAGCTGATATCCGCAAAGGCGATGGACAGTTTCTCTACAAAGATGCGAACGGGCTGCATTTCATGGACAATGAAACGTATGAACAATATACCATTGAGGAATCGGTCTGTGGAAATGCCGCAGAATATCTTCTGGATGGGGCGATCTGCAGCCTGTTATTTTGGAATGATCAGCTGATTGGAATGGACCCGCCTCAGCAGGTGATTGTGGAAGTGACTTACACGGAACCAGCCGCCAAAGGGAACACGGCAACGAACGTGACGAAGCCAGCCACGATTGAAACAGGGGCTACGGTTAATGTGCCGGCCTTTATCAATGTGGGTGAAAAAATCAAAGTTGATACCGCGACTGGTTCGTATGTAGAACGAATTCGCGATTAGTCAAATAGGAGTCTGGGAAGGTTGATTGAGCTTAAATCGCTTCTCAAACTCCCCAATCAGACTCGAAATGCCTGTTTTCTGTGATTCTTTTGTGTGGGTTTCATGAAACTGGCTTAAATGATATTGAAATATTAACAGGTGTTGCCAAAATACCTGTTCAAGCCTTGTATCAGCTTGTGAGCGACGGGTTTAAGGGAGTTGTTAACTAAAGGTCGCAACCAAAATCACTATTTAGTGCCACCATGGATCTCAAGGAGGATTGACATGGATGTCTGGAATCTGATCTTGTACGTTGTCGCGTCACTTATGGCTTTGAAGTCTCTGGCTTCGTTGATGACGCATCACAAGAAAGTTGTTGTCCAGCAACTGGCCGTTGAGTACACGCAGGAACTCTCTTCAAACGGGAAGAATGCGTCCGATAGTGAGTCGTTAAACGCGGAAGCAAACCCTGCTTCAGTAGATCAAAATGCATCAGCAGCTTAGACTCTGCTTTTACAGGCCCTTGAATATTCGCAGATCTGGTGGAAACGTTCTTCCGCTTGAGATGCGTTTTTCTTTTTTCCAGTAGTTGAATCAGTTCATGTCTCAGATCGATCAAACAAGTAACTTCGATGCAGAGCAGATTCCTGTCAATGCGACAGAAGTCGAGCCAGATGTTGTGACAGACCATAACCATAAGCTCTATATTGAAACCGTGGGCTGCCAGATGAATATGCTGGACAGCGAACTGGTGGTCGCAGACCTTCGCAAACGGGGATATGAACTCACGCAGGATGTAAAAGAAGCAGAGACGATTCTATTCAATACTTGCAGTGTTCGCGAACATGCAGAGCATAAAATCTACAGCTCTTTAGGCCGACTGCGATATGGTGCCCGAAAAAACCCGAAGAAAGTCATCGGAGTCATGGGCTGTATGGCACAGAAAGATCAAAAACTGATCTTTCAAAAAGCCCCCCAGGTCGATTTTGTCGTGGGGACAGGCCAGCTGGCGCAAGTTTCCGGACTGATCGATAAAGCACGCGTTCATCACAGTAAAAGTGAGCGCAGCCGTGAACTTGCCGTAGGCTTAGGCCGCAAAGATGGCAAGCTGGCTGAGATCACCAACAGTTTCCAAAGCTATGATCCCCTGCGTGATCCGGAAATGCGCCCCTCACCCTATCAGGCGTTTGTGCGGATTATGATTGGCTGTGATAAATTTTGCTCCTATTGTGTTGTGCCTTCAACACGAGGACCGGAACAGAGCCGTTCCCCTCGCGAAATTCTCTCGGAAGTCAAAGTCCTCGCTGATCAGGGGGTGAAAGAAGTCACGCTGCTGGGACAGACAGTTAACAGCTATAAACATACACAAGATGGCAAACTGTTTCGGCTTTCTGATCTGCTGTATCTGATTCACGATGTCGAGGGGATTTCACGCATCAAATTCGTCACCAGTTATCCCAAAGATATGACGAACGATCTTCTGGAAGCGATCCGTGATCTCCCCAAAGCGACGCGTTATCTGCATGTTCCCCTGCAGCATGGCTGCAACGATGTATTAAAAATCATGAAGCGAGGCTACACCGTTGAGGATTACCGCGACATGATGCAGCGGGTCAACGAAATTCTGCCTGGCTGTTCTGTCTCCAGCGACTTTATTGTCGGGCATCCGGGAGAAACGGAAGAATCACATCAGAAAAGCCTGGAGTCAATTCGGGAGTTTCGCTTCAAGAACAGCTTTATTTTCAAATACAGCGAGCGACCGGGGACCAAAGCAGCAGAGCGTTTACAGGATGACATTCCGGACGAAGTCAAGAAACGCCGCAACAACGAAATGTTGAAGCTGCAAAATGAAGTCAGCGAAGAAGATAACGCCGAGTTTATTGGCAAAGAAGTCGAGGTTCTTGTCGAAGGGCCCAGTAAATCAGCACTGAAAGCCAGTGAAGACGCCGGTGACACTCTGGCCGAACAGTTGATGGGACGTTCCAACTGTGATCGCATCGTTGTCTTTGACGGCAATCCGCGATTAGCGGGTACTCTGGCTCGTGTGGAAATCTTTGACGTGACGCCAACCACGTTAATTGGATCGATCGTCACGAAAGAGTTTCAACATAACCCAGGCTCCTCGCTTCCGATTCTGCAGTAATTCATAGCCGTCTCAAACTGAGTTCTGCTTAGCTTGACAATATGGCGCGCAGCGCATCTTCCAGTTTTGCATATTGGAATTCGAAACCGGCAGACTGAAGTTTCTCAGGAGTAACACGGGCACTACTGAGCATCAGTTCCCGCCCCATTTCACCGAACAGGGTTTTGATTCCAAAAGTGGGAACCGGAAAAAATGTGGGACGCGACAAAACTTTGCCTAACGTTTTTGTGAACTCCAGATTGGTTACTTCATCTGGGGCAACAAAGTTAACCGGTCCTTGCATCGTTTCATTTTGCAGGCAGAATTGAATCGCCTTGATGACATCGGGTAAGGCGATCCAGCTCCAATATTGTGAACCCGCGCCAATTTTCCCACCGACTCCCAGTTTGAACGGCGTCAGCATTTTGGAGAGGGCTCCCGCTGATTGATCCAGAATCATTCCAAACCGCATATTCACGACACGAATCCCAGCTTTTACTGCGGGTTGAGTCGCATGCTCCCAGGCTTCACACACATCCGCCAGGAACCCCTGCCCTTTGGGGCTGCTTTCATTGAGTCGGTCTGCTCCACGATCGCCGTAAAAGCCAATCGCCGAAGCGCACAAAAATGTAGATGGCGGCGTTTCCAGTGAAGCCAGCGTATTGGCCAGCAGACTGGTCGATTGCACACGACTGTTGTAAATCGATTGTTTGACTTCAGGAGACCAGCGTTGATTTGCAATATTTGCCCCTCCCAGATGAATTACGGCATCGATTCCAGAAAACAAATCCGGAGAGAGACGATCCTGGGAAGGTTTCCAGATCACGGATGTGCCAATCCCCTTCGAAGAAGGAGAACGAACCAGCCGCACGATTTCAAAAGCAGAATCGGAATCCAGGCTCTGACATAACAGTGAACCGACCAGTCCAGAGCTACCTGAGATTAATAGTTTCATACGAGAGTCTTTTCCAGTAAGAGTATTCACGCTACCATAAAAGGAGCGGCATGACATTCTAGATATCAATCGTAATCATTCCAATTAATCTCGCAGGATCAAGACTAAATTATGGATCGTTCAAAAATTCGGGATATGTTGCTGCAAACCTTTGCAGATTTTCAGATGACACGCAGTGAACGCTCCGCATTAAGCCAAATCTTTTCACATATTACCCTCACAGACCATAATCTGGCTCTGATCCGTAAAGAAGCGTTTGAGATTTTTCGGGAGCACAAGCCTGCCACGGTGCCTGATGAGAAGAGCCTGGCCTGGCTGGAAGATGTGATGAAAATTCTGGCAAAGACCAAAAGTCGGGAGCCAGATTTAAAATCAGAAGCGCTCTTCAGTCCTCGTGATGATTGTTCGCATCGTATTGGTCGAATGATTGATTCGGCAAGAAAGCAAATTGATATCTGTGTCTTCACCATCACCGACGACCGAGTCACTCGTGCAATCCAAGAAGCCCATCAGCGTAAAGTCAACATTCGCATTATCTCCGATAATGATAAATCTTATGATCTGGGGTCAGATATCGAACAGCTTTCCCGGGCCGGAATTCCCGTTCGGATTGATAAAACGGAATTTCACATGCACCATAAATTTGCCTTGTTTGACTCTGAATTCGTGTTAACAGGCAGCTATAACTGGACCCGCAGTGCATCAAAAAATAATTCCGAAAACCTGGTTATCACAAATGACCCTGCCCTGTTGTTACGTTTTGAATCTGAGTTTGAAAAACTCTGGGACGAATTTGAACTTTAATCCTGGATTGAACTCGAAGAGACTAAACTTCAACGAATCATCTAAATGAAAGAGATTGAATCAATGCGTCTAACAAATATGCTCAAAGGGATATTTTTCCTGTTTTCAGTTTTTCTCTGGACGGGGTCTGTGATTCAAGCAGCAGAAAAGTCAGCCAGACCGAATGTGCTGGTGATTTTGGTGGATGATTTAGGCTATGGTGATTTGAGTAGCTATGGTGCCTCAGATCTGAAATCGCCGCAGATCGATCAGCTGATTAGCCGCGGGATGAAATTCACCAATTTTTATGCAAACTGTCCTGTATGCTCTCCGACGCGAGCAGCTTTATTGACCGGGCGCTATCAAGACCTGGTCGGCGTTCCGGGAGTCATCAGAACACATCCCGAGAACAGTTGGGGATACTTATTGCCAACGGCAATCACATTAGCAGATGTGTTTCATCAGGCAGGCTATTATACAGGCATCATCGGGAAGTGGCATCTGGGGCTGGAATCTCCCAACACACCGAATGAACGTGGTTTTGATCACTTCCATGGATTTCTCGGTGACATGATGGATGATTATTACCAGCACCGCAGACATAATGTGAATTACATGCGACTCAATCAGAAGACGATTGATCCAAAGGGACATGCCACTGACCTGTTTACAGACTGGGCCTGTGAATTTCTACAGCAACAGGCATCAAGCCAAAAGCCGTTTTTTTTGTATCTGGCTTACAATGCACCCCATACTCCTATTCAGCCTCCGGAAGAGTGGGTTGAAAAAGTTGTTCGACGTGAACCCGGTATTGATCCTAAACGCGCGAAGCTGGTTGCACTAATTGAACACCTGGATGCTGGAATCGGAAAAGTCATTCAGACACTGGATCAAGCGGGTTTAAGCGAAAGTACGATCATCGTATTCAGCTCTGATAACGGCGGACAATTAAGCGTGGGCGCGAATAATGGAAATCTTCGTGATGGTAAACAGAGCGTTTACGAAGGGGGACTGAAAGTTCCTACTGGTGTTGTCTGGAAAAATCGAATCGCCCCCCAGTCTCAAAGCGACTTCATGGCAATGAGCATGGACTTGTTTCCGACGGTGTGTGAAGCAGCTGGAATTACGGTTCCTGCCGGATTGGATGCGGTCAGTTTTTTGCCAATCCTTGAAGGCAAGAGCCAAACCCCGTTACGCCGGGACTGGTTCTTTCGCCGACGAGAAGGAGGAACGCGGTACGGAGGAAAGACGATTGAGGCAGTGAGAAGCGGTGATTGGAAGCTGCTGCAGAACAGTCCCTTCGCACCGCTGGAGCTTTACAACTTAAAATTAGATCCGCTGGAGCAAAATAATCTAGCCGGGAAAAACCGAAATAAGTTCAACCAGATGTCGGCACTTTTGCGGGCTGAGATCCAGCGTTATGGCAGCGTGCCCTGGCAGAAACCAATCTCGAAGACATCGCCATCTGAATGAGATTGAGAATGTCTATTTGTAAATCACACAGCCGCGTAAATTCGATTTGAGGTCTTCGATCGTCTGAGGTTTTAAGGCGGTTCCGTAGAGAAAGATCTTTCTTAATTTGGGAAACCGAGTGAGCTTGCTGACTTCTTCATCACCGACGCGAGTGTAGGCTATTTCTAATGATTTTAGTTCTGGTAATCCCGAGAGCTCTGCCAGACCTTTATCAGTCAGATTGGTCCCATGAAGATTAAGCGACTCTAGATATGGTAAATCGACAATCTTTTTCATGTCTAGATCTTTGATTTTGGTATCTGTTAAATCGATCTCGCGAACAGCAAAATCTCCTTCCGGTATTTTTCCCGGAGTGTCGATGGGAAGATCACTATTGACTGGAATGACTTTTCCTCCGGCCTTTAGAACAAATTCTGTCACTGCCTTGCTGTTTGGGTCATGAGTCTTTCCACAACCACCGGCCAGAAGGCAGATCATGATTAAACAGACTTCAGAAGAGAGTCTGATAGCTAACGGCTTGGTGATCAGGTTCAGCATGTCACTCCCAGGTTCTGATAGAGCCAGTTATTCTGGCCGGATACTTCTAGCGAAAGACAATCCAGATGATTTATAATAGCAAATCGTCCTTGTATCATAATCGGAAAATTCAGCTCTGTGAAGCACGCTGAAAATAGATCCAGATTTCTTTTGCAAAGTAGATCAATTTGAGATGACCTCTGCTGATAACATCAACCTGCTTTCAGGAAAGATCCATCCTGCATGCCTGGACGAAGATGCGTTGCTTAAAGACTGTAAGATCCAGCATGTCAAAAGATCCGGCCCAGGAGGACAGCATCGCAATAAAGTCGAAACCGGCGTTGTGATTAAGCATCTTCCGACAAATGTGATGGGGGAAGCGTCTGAAACACGACAGCAGGCTCGGAATCGTCAGGCGGCATTATTCCGATTGCGGGTCAATCTGGCCGTGGAATGCCGTTTGGAGAACATTCCCGAACACCCTTCGACGCTCTGGAAACGACGCCTCAGTAGTGGAACAGTCAAAGTCAATCTGGAGCATCATGATTTTCCGGCGTTATTAGCGGAAGCGCTCGACACGATTACCCATTTTCAGTTTGATGTGAAATCCGCCAGTCAGTTTCTGGGATGTTCTTCATCCCAATTGATCAAGTTCTGCAAGAAAGAGCCACGCGCGTTGAGCTGGGTGAATCAAATGCGACAGCAGGCGGGACTTCACTCGTTAAAGTAAATTCTGAAACTGAGATTTCATTCAGTTGAGGATACGCATTAATCCCTGTTTTTCGGCCTGATTCGCCGTAGATCTTTCTTTACTTGCTGATAAAATGAATGTAACACAATGAGATCGTTTCATGTCTTTCTGGTATTAGTGACGCTGTATTTAGATCATACTATATGAATCATCGATTACTCGAATTCTGGCAAAAACGTGCGGAATGGCGTCCGGGGCTGGTTGTCATGCTCGTTACTGCGTTTGTTTTCACCTACACATTCCAGGCTCCAGTCACTTTGGGGCGATTTCATCACAATTTGCCTTTGATCCTGAGGATCCTGTCGGGCAGCATCTTTCTCTGGGGGTTTCAGCAGGTTCTGATTTCTTTCTTTCCGAAATTAAAACGCTATCAGTTAAAACGGATCGGTCGAAATCGTGTTTCTCTCCCGCGAGATGGTGTCGTCTATTTATTGATCATGATGGTACTTTTCGTGGGGTCTGTGCTTTCGCGCGAAAATATGTTAATGCTGGTGTTTGCGATGATGACGGGGCCTTTTGTTTTAAATGGCTGGATCACCTACAGCATGCTGAAGAAGATTAAATTAAAGCGAATCATTCCTCAGAGAGTGATGGTTGGCGAGACCTTTACCGCTGAGATCATTTTAGAGAATAATAAACGACTCATCGCAGCTTATTTAATGGAAGTAAATGATTCGTTCACAAATCGCAATGACAAACTGGAAGCCTCGGTTGTTTTCAGACGCGTTGGTCCCCGCCAGAAATTATCTGCGCACTACTATGCGAAATTGAGCCAAAGAGGGATTTATCAGTTTGGCCCGTTACAGGTCTCAACACGTTATCCATTGGGGCTGGTCAAACGAGGTGCTGTATTCTCCGAATTCAGTGAAATTATTGTTCATCCACAAATCGGTAGATTAAGCACGAATTGGGCCGATGACTTTTTTTCAATCGCAGAACTGGCTCAGCAGAATCAGAGTCGACGTGGTGTGTTTGATGATGAGTTCAACCATATTCGCGAATACCGATCTGGTGACAGCCAACGATCGATTCACTGGAGAAGTTCTGCCCGTCAAGGAGAATTGATGGTCCAGGAATACCACCAAAATCGTAATTATGACCTGATCATCGGTCTGGATTTATGGTTACCATCCTACTTCAATGCAGAACAGGCTGAGCGTGTGGAATGGGCCATCAGTTTTGTGGGAACACTTTGCAGAGAACATTTGCGATACAGCCGCGACACGAAACTGACTTTGGTTTCCCAGGGGAAAACGCTGGAACTGTTAGAAGTCGGCATTGGTTCAATGGGACTGGAATATTTATTGGATTTTCTGGCAACCCTGGAACCAGGCAAGTCGCAGACAGAGGGCGAATTTGCAAAATTAATTTCACAAATGAGTTCCCCACGCTCGCGAACGGTTTTACTCACAACGCGTGATGAAAGTGGGATCAAAAAACACAATCGCTTGCAAACCATTTTTGAGGAACAGGGAGTCGAAGTCCATGGGCAATGGAGAATGATTGAAGCGGCCCCTGAAATACTATCCCGCTGGCTTGTTCTGGAAACAGATTGAATTGCCCTCTGAATCATCTAGTAGCTGAGAAACACTTGTGAATTTAACGCTCACATTTCAAATTAGTATCTATTTGCTTGTCGCTTTATCCAGCATCATGTTCATGATGGCCGAAGGGGGACTGTTTCCACAGTTGTTAACAATCCCTTTAGGGATGTTGACGCTGTTCTTTACAGATCGGTGGGAGAAGTTCAGCTTGACTCCTCTCTGGGCCAATATTTTGGGGTTACTGGCATTTTTGATCGTTTGTGCCGAGTTTTTCTCAAATATCGAGGGACGGTTGCTTTCCGGCGCCCATTTTTTAGTGTATCTCACCTGGATTATTCTTCTCCAGAAGAAAAGTGACCCTCAATACTGGTGGCTTTGTGCGTTAGGCTTCCTGCAGATCGCGGTTGGAGCGGTACTTACCGAATCCGGCTACTATGGTAGCTTGCTCGTCGTCTATATGTTTTTATCAATCTGGACACTGTCTGTATTCTCGCTCTATAGAACACGAAACACATTTTTTAAACAGGATGCACCTGTGGGGCTTCCCCGGCTGAAGGTCGAACAGGCTGCTGTTTCACCATTTCAACAGTTCAGTCAGGTTCAAGGGGGAGTCCAATCAGACCAAAGTCGCCGATGGCTCACCGCCGAATTCTTCTGGGCAACATTTGGCTGCTCGATTGCTGCTTTATCGATTTCAATGTGTTTCTTTCTTCTGATACCACGGTTATGGGTAAATCGGTCTATCTTCAATAATGAAACCGTCCAAGGCGGGAATAAACCGCTTGTCGGTTTCACTGAGAAGGTACAGCTTGGTGAAATGGGAGAAATTCTTGAAAGCACTGAGCGTGTGCTGGAACTGGCAATTTATGATAATGAAACTGACGAGCCGGTAACCGTCACCGAATTTGTTGAGAAATATGGTTTAGACGAACCTCTCTTTCGAGGCACTGTGCTTTCCAATTACCAGAATGGAAGTTGGAGTAAGGCCCAAAGACGGAGACTAAGACGCGGTTATTCTGAATGGCGACCGACGAGATCGAAAGAGCTCGATATTCAAGACCTTTATCGGCAGGAATATATCCTCGAACCGATTGGGACACGAGTCTTGTTTATCATGCAGCCACTTGTTGCCATGGATATGCTCAGTGATAGTGAAAACACGTTAGACGTCGAGTCTTATGAGATTCGACAAAAGATGCTTCCGCGAAAAGATGAGAGTACCAAGTACAATCTGTTTACCGCGAAAAGACCACAAGAAAATAGCGAAATGTCCCAGTTGTATCGCCAGAGGCAATATCTGGAGTTGCCGCGGAATGATTTGAAGAGGCTGATAAAATATACGAGATCTTTAATTGCAGCGCACCCTGAATTAAAAACCAAAACTGACAAAGCGCGATTTCTAGAATCACATTTACGTGATTCCGGCGATTATAGTTACACCCTGAATATGTCCATCGAGGATCCCACAATTGATCCTGTGGAAGACTTTCTCTTTAATCGTAAGTCGGGGCATTGTGAGTATTATGCGTCGGCTCTGGCATTGATGTTACGCGCCATTGGCATTCCGACGCGTGTAATCACCGGATTTAAAGGTGGCGAACCAAAATATTTGTCGAATCAATTCGAAGTTCAACAACGCCACGCTCATTCCTGGGTTGAGGTCTATCTGGATGACCATTGGGAAACGATGGATGCGACTCCCGCTTTACAACGGGCGGAAATGGTCGCAAAGAATGCCGCTTCGTTAAGTAGCTGGAAAGGGGCGAATAAAATGTTGTCCCAATTCTGGAATGATTACGTGATTGGCGTTTCTTTTCAGCGTCAAAAGCGTGCTTTTTATGATCCTATTGTCAGAGCGGGAAAAAAACTCGGAAAACAGTTACTGGATATTCGAGCAACTCTGACTGCCGCTGTAACAACTGTCAAAAGTTTTCTGTCTTCACCTCGTCGCTGGTTTAGCTGGGAGGGTGGTGCTGCCGTATTTATTATCGCTGGTCTCTTCTTCGGACTGAAATGGTTATTCAAGATCACAATCAGGGTGTTTCGATTTTTGTTCAATAAAGAAACAAAGCAATCCGGGGTTCTGAATTCGGCCAATGTTGCCTTCTATGAGAAGTTTCAAAACTTACTCGCCAAGAAAGGACTGGTACGAGAGCGTTCAGAAACGCAAAAAGAGTTTTCAATTCAAGTGAAAACAGACCTGCTATCAGAACTCTCAGAAGCTCATATCACTGATTATCCCGATCAGGTAACCGAACTCTATTATCAGGTCCGTTATGGCGATCATTCTCTAGAGCCACAGGAATCTGAAGAAATTCAGCGTAAGTTGACGACACTCGAATCCGTATTGCTCAAAGAAGAACCGTCACAAAGTTAAATGGGACTATTCAAGCATCCCGCAGTCGAGGGTCAGAAGCTTCCTGGAGCCCTTCTCCAATCAGGTTATAAGCCAGAACAGCGAGGAAGATGGCCATTCCGGGGAAGACGATCAACCACCACATCTGCAGGTTTTGTCGTCCCAGGTTCAGCAAGGTACCCCAACTGGGATTTGGGGGAGGCGCACCAAATCCGAGAAAGCTAAGACCGCTTTCGATTAGAATGGCAGCAGCGATTCCGAAGGTAATCGGAACGAGGACTGGCGCCAGTGAGTTTGGCAAAATATAGCGGAAAATAATTCGGAACTGTCCAACACCTGTTGTTCTTGCTGCCAGGACAAAATCACTTTCTCGCAGTTTCATAAATTCTGCGCGGGCAAGACGGGCAATCCCGGTCCAGCCAGTACAACCGATAATCGCCATCATGTGCCAGATGGTTGGTGAATCAATAATAGCGATGATCGCAAGAATTAAAATCAATGTGGGAATACACATTACGACTTCAATCAGACGACTGAGAGCCATATCAATCCATTTACCATAAAAGCCGGCTAATGCTCCTACGATGATTCCGATGACCCCCGCGATTCCCATTGAGACAAAACCGACGAGTAATGCAATCGTGGTTCCATGGACCATTTGCGCAAATACATCGACTCCACGCTGGTCAGTTCCGAACCAGTTTCGCAGACTGGGAGCACCGTTGTCCTGAGTCGGATTTCCTGGCAGTCCCTTCCATTCATTGTCATAAACACGGCGGTATGGGTCCTGATAAACTAAAGGCCAGATGGCCCAGCTGTTGGGATCTTTCTTTTTCAGATTTTCGGGAAAGCGGTTTCGAAATCGATCTTTATAGAAGATCGGATTTTCCCATTCACGTCGAAAATACCCCATTGCAGGAAAATAGATATGGCCTTTGT
This window of the Gimesia fumaroli genome carries:
- a CDS encoding DUF58 domain-containing protein; its protein translation is MNHRLLEFWQKRAEWRPGLVVMLVTAFVFTYTFQAPVTLGRFHHNLPLILRILSGSIFLWGFQQVLISFFPKLKRYQLKRIGRNRVSLPRDGVVYLLIMMVLFVGSVLSRENMLMLVFAMMTGPFVLNGWITYSMLKKIKLKRIIPQRVMVGETFTAEIILENNKRLIAAYLMEVNDSFTNRNDKLEASVVFRRVGPRQKLSAHYYAKLSQRGIYQFGPLQVSTRYPLGLVKRGAVFSEFSEIIVHPQIGRLSTNWADDFFSIAELAQQNQSRRGVFDDEFNHIREYRSGDSQRSIHWRSSARQGELMVQEYHQNRNYDLIIGLDLWLPSYFNAEQAERVEWAISFVGTLCREHLRYSRDTKLTLVSQGKTLELLEVGIGSMGLEYLLDFLATLEPGKSQTEGEFAKLISQMSSPRSRTVLLTTRDESGIKKHNRLQTIFEEQGVEVHGQWRMIEAAPEILSRWLVLETD
- a CDS encoding transglutaminase TgpA family protein, yielding MNLTLTFQISIYLLVALSSIMFMMAEGGLFPQLLTIPLGMLTLFFTDRWEKFSLTPLWANILGLLAFLIVCAEFFSNIEGRLLSGAHFLVYLTWIILLQKKSDPQYWWLCALGFLQIAVGAVLTESGYYGSLLVVYMFLSIWTLSVFSLYRTRNTFFKQDAPVGLPRLKVEQAAVSPFQQFSQVQGGVQSDQSRRWLTAEFFWATFGCSIAALSISMCFFLLIPRLWVNRSIFNNETVQGGNKPLVGFTEKVQLGEMGEILESTERVLELAIYDNETDEPVTVTEFVEKYGLDEPLFRGTVLSNYQNGSWSKAQRRRLRRGYSEWRPTRSKELDIQDLYRQEYILEPIGTRVLFIMQPLVAMDMLSDSENTLDVESYEIRQKMLPRKDESTKYNLFTAKRPQENSEMSQLYRQRQYLELPRNDLKRLIKYTRSLIAAHPELKTKTDKARFLESHLRDSGDYSYTLNMSIEDPTIDPVEDFLFNRKSGHCEYYASALALMLRAIGIPTRVITGFKGGEPKYLSNQFEVQQRHAHSWVEVYLDDHWETMDATPALQRAEMVAKNAASLSSWKGANKMLSQFWNDYVIGVSFQRQKRAFYDPIVRAGKKLGKQLLDIRATLTAAVTTVKSFLSSPRRWFSWEGGAAVFIIAGLFFGLKWLFKITIRVFRFLFNKETKQSGVLNSANVAFYEKFQNLLAKKGLVRERSETQKEFSIQVKTDLLSELSEAHITDYPDQVTELYYQVRYGDHSLEPQESEEIQRKLTTLESVLLKEEPSQS
- a CDS encoding leucine-rich repeat domain-containing protein, with the translated sequence MLNLITKPLAIRLSSEVCLIMICLLAGGCGKTHDPNSKAVTEFVLKAGGKVIPVNSDLPIDTPGKIPEGDFAVREIDLTDTKIKDLDMKKIVDLPYLESLNLHGTNLTDKGLAELSGLPELKSLEIAYTRVGDEEVSKLTRFPKLRKIFLYGTALKPQTIEDLKSNLRGCVIYK
- a CDS encoding ABC transporter permease, which gives rise to MQEQTEENTTSSSERKTVSKSPSFWAETWQRFKGRKMAMLALIYIGFLGFVAIFAPAIAGTKPIICKYKGHIYFPAMGYFRREWENPIFYKDRFRNRFPENLKKKDPNSWAIWPLVYQDPYRRVYDNEWKGLPGNPTQDNGAPSLRNWFGTDQRGVDVFAQMVHGTTIALLVGFVSMGIAGVIGIIVGALAGFYGKWIDMALSRLIEVVMCIPTLILILAIIAIIDSPTIWHMMAIIGCTGWTGIARLARAEFMKLRESDFVLAARTTGVGQFRIIFRYILPNSLAPVLVPITFGIAAAILIESGLSFLGFGAPPPNPSWGTLLNLGRQNLQMWWLIVFPGMAIFLAVLAYNLIGEGLQEASDPRLRDA
- a CDS encoding peptide chain release factor family protein translates to MTSADNINLLSGKIHPACLDEDALLKDCKIQHVKRSGPGGQHRNKVETGVVIKHLPTNVMGEASETRQQARNRQAALFRLRVNLAVECRLENIPEHPSTLWKRRLSSGTVKVNLEHHDFPALLAEALDTITHFQFDVKSASQFLGCSSSQLIKFCKKEPRALSWVNQMRQQAGLHSLK